A region from the Clostridium beijerinckii genome encodes:
- a CDS encoding YlmC/YmxH family sporulation protein, translated as MSEENKIKYLSDIERYELININDGEKYDYLLNNDLIIDDEGNFKYLIVNLSGGKFNFFSSKDFLEIPWECVKKIGAKTIILDADDEVIKKVKL; from the coding sequence ATGAGTGAAGAAAATAAAATCAAGTATTTGAGTGATATAGAAAGATATGAACTTATAAATATTAATGATGGAGAAAAGTATGATTATCTATTAAATAATGATTTAATAATAGATGATGAAGGAAATTTCAAATATTTAATAGTTAATTTAAGTGGAGGAAAGTTTAATTTTTTTAGTAGTAAAGATTTTTTGGAAATTCCATGGGAGTGTGTGAAAAAGATTGGGGCTAAAACTATTATATTAGATGCAGATGATGAAGTGATAAAAAAGGTTAAGCTATAA
- a CDS encoding cell division protein FtsK → MARTKGKNSTVKSKKDDNTINPDIVGIVYIATGIILGIAIYTSLAGILSSLAQRISYTVIGIGANVLPIYLIYFGFEYIKTRGNIKLNKKFFGISILVVVITLIFGIINIQGLDNPINFFENIKWIISDNTITVHGGIISYLICYPLYKMVGVLGTYIILLAFSIIAVILIFDITLYDLGIKAYNKGEKIRNNRNKKMKEREKNSEKKTRENFINIVEKDESEEKNKIEKEAFLSGVNKKIKILDFMKDSNEEEETLPQLKAEISSDIQIDNFLEKTGQNHTRKKENLDNEVKDVVNKEIQEHMSEHKEVKEYKHPAIELLKLNANTKLNSTDKKELIENANKLEEILSNFGVDAKVTQVTKGPSVTRFELQPSPGVKVSKIVNLSDDIALGLAASGIRIEAPIPGKAAVGIEVPNGKQTPVFLREVLENDEFINSKKKLAFALGKDISGKCVVGDLSKMPHTLIAGATGSGKSVCINSLIISLLYKYNPDEVKLLMVDPKVVELNVYNGIPHLLIPVVTDPKKAAAALNWAVNEMTNRYKLFADCGVRNMESYNELFNKGIIEQKIPYIVIIVDELADLMMVCPNDVEDYIGRLAQMARAAGMHLVIATQRPSVDVITGVIKANIPSRISFAVSSQIDSRTILDGSGAEKLLGKGDMLYYPVGESKPLRVQGCFISEEEVEQVVSFIKSEQGDSNYEEDIIDHINSATDSKSSESGQNNDDVDELLNEVINAVIEYGQASTSFIQRKFRIGFNRASRIMDQLEERGIISEKDGSRPRQVLITRQQLLDDNNENN, encoded by the coding sequence TTGGCTAGGACTAAAGGCAAAAATAGCACTGTGAAAAGCAAAAAAGATGACAATACAATAAATCCGGATATAGTAGGAATAGTGTATATTGCAACAGGAATAATACTTGGAATAGCAATATATACATCTTTAGCTGGAATATTATCATCTTTAGCACAAAGAATATCGTATACAGTAATTGGTATAGGTGCAAATGTATTGCCTATTTATTTAATATATTTTGGATTTGAATATATAAAGACAAGAGGGAATATTAAGTTGAATAAGAAATTTTTTGGAATAAGCATATTAGTAGTTGTTATTACGTTAATATTTGGAATTATAAATATTCAAGGCTTAGATAATCCAATTAATTTTTTTGAAAACATAAAATGGATAATTAGTGATAATACTATAACTGTCCATGGAGGAATAATATCATATCTTATATGTTATCCACTTTATAAAATGGTAGGAGTATTAGGAACATATATAATTCTCCTTGCTTTTTCAATAATAGCTGTTATTTTAATCTTTGATATTACTTTATATGATTTAGGTATAAAGGCATATAACAAAGGAGAAAAAATAAGAAATAATAGAAATAAAAAGATGAAAGAAAGAGAAAAAAACTCGGAGAAAAAAACTCGTGAAAACTTCATAAACATAGTAGAAAAAGATGAAAGTGAAGAAAAAAACAAAATTGAAAAAGAAGCATTTTTATCTGGAGTTAATAAAAAAATAAAAATTTTAGATTTTATGAAGGATTCGAATGAGGAAGAAGAAACTCTGCCACAGTTAAAAGCTGAAATTTCATCAGATATTCAAATAGATAATTTCTTAGAAAAGACAGGACAAAATCATACCCGTAAAAAAGAGAATTTAGATAATGAAGTTAAAGATGTGGTTAATAAAGAGATACAAGAACATATGTCTGAGCATAAAGAGGTAAAAGAGTATAAACATCCTGCTATAGAATTATTAAAATTAAATGCTAATACAAAACTTAATAGTACGGATAAAAAAGAGTTGATAGAAAATGCAAATAAACTTGAAGAGATATTATCGAATTTTGGCGTTGATGCAAAGGTGACTCAAGTAACTAAAGGTCCGTCTGTTACAAGATTTGAACTTCAACCAAGTCCAGGAGTTAAAGTTAGTAAAATTGTAAACTTATCAGATGATATAGCACTAGGACTTGCGGCTTCAGGAATAAGAATAGAAGCTCCAATTCCAGGAAAAGCAGCAGTTGGTATAGAAGTTCCAAATGGAAAACAAACTCCTGTATTTTTAAGAGAAGTATTAGAAAATGATGAATTCATTAATTCTAAGAAAAAGTTAGCATTTGCACTTGGAAAAGATATTTCTGGCAAATGTGTTGTGGGAGATTTAAGCAAAATGCCACACACATTAATTGCAGGGGCAACTGGTTCAGGCAAGAGTGTATGTATAAATTCACTTATAATAAGTTTACTGTATAAATATAATCCTGATGAGGTTAAACTTCTTATGGTTGATCCTAAAGTTGTTGAATTAAATGTTTATAATGGAATACCACATCTTCTAATTCCTGTTGTAACAGATCCTAAAAAGGCAGCGGCAGCTTTAAATTGGGCAGTAAATGAAATGACCAATAGATACAAGCTTTTTGCAGATTGCGGAGTTAGAAACATGGAATCTTATAACGAATTATTTAATAAAGGAATTATAGAACAAAAGATTCCTTATATAGTTATAATCGTAGATGAGCTTGCTGACCTAATGATGGTATGTCCAAATGATGTGGAAGATTATATTGGAAGATTAGCTCAAATGGCAAGAGCTGCTGGTATGCATTTGGTTATAGCAACTCAAAGACCATCAGTAGATGTAATAACAGGAGTTATTAAAGCTAATATACCATCTAGAATATCCTTTGCTGTTTCATCTCAAATAGATTCAAGAACCATTTTAGATGGATCAGGTGCAGAAAAACTTCTTGGAAAAGGAGATATGCTATATTATCCTGTTGGAGAAAGCAAACCTCTTAGAGTTCAAGGTTGTTTTATATCTGAAGAAGAAGTAGAACAAGTTGTTTCATTTATTAAAAGTGAACAGGGTGATAGTAATTATGAAGAAGATATAATTGATCACATTAATAGTGCGACAGATTCGAAATCATCAGAGTCAGGTCAAAATAATGATGATGTAGATGAATTACTTAATGAGGTAATAAATGCGGTAATAGAGTATGGTCAAGCATCAACTTCATTTATTCAAAGAAAATTTAGAATAGGATTTAATAGAGCTTCTAGAATCATGGATCAATTAGAAGAAAGAGGAATTATATCTGAAAAGGATGGAAGTAGACCAAGACAAGTGCTTATTACAAGGCAACAACTTTTAGATGATAATAATGAAAATAATTAA
- a CDS encoding 30S ribosomal protein S15 — protein MDKARKLELIKQFGRSEGDTGSPEVQVALLTERIKSLTEHLKIHKKDHHSRRGLLMMVGQRRGLLNYLSDQDIERYRTLIKELGLRR, from the coding sequence ATGGATAAGGCAAGAAAATTAGAATTAATCAAACAATTTGGAAGAAGTGAAGGGGACACTGGTTCACCAGAAGTTCAAGTAGCATTACTTACTGAAAGAATCAAATCTTTAACTGAACATTTAAAGATTCACAAAAAAGATCACCATTCAAGAAGAGGACTATTAATGATGGTTGGTCAAAGAAGAGGTCTTTTAAACTATTTAAGCGATCAAGATATCGAAAGATACAGAACTTTAATCAAAGAATTAGGTTTAAGAAGATAA
- a CDS encoding peptidase M16, with protein sequence MYNTYTLKNGLRVVTEKIEYLNSISVGVMVQNGSRNESLEVNGISHFIEHMLFKGTDKRTSKGIMEEIENVGGQINAFTSKEATCYYIKALDTHLDLSLDVLSDIMLNAKFDSEEIEKEKGVVIEEINMSDDSPEDVLDDVHSKASFGEGSLGYPILGTIPLVKSFTREKILNFISEKYTPYNSVISVCGKFDEKELEDLINKYFGSWENKNQYKPEYNEAIIHIDSAYAKKEIEQLHISLGLEGLPYGDENNYALVLLNNIFGSGASSILFQKVREELGLCYSITSYLQPFQGVGTLNIYAGLNRNYGEKALEVIDKEISLFSKNGITDRQLEINKEKIKANYILGLESTSSRMFSNAKTYLFRNKIKSQEEVIKKIDDISKDNIQYVLDRCFKKGVLNTAYVGQDVEYDKLDSIILKNAKAYDNSKNNKKFKL encoded by the coding sequence ATGTATAATACATATACCCTTAAAAATGGATTGAGAGTAGTCACTGAAAAAATAGAATATTTAAATTCTATTAGTGTTGGAGTTATGGTTCAAAATGGTTCAAGAAATGAAAGTTTAGAGGTTAATGGAATATCGCATTTCATTGAGCATATGCTATTCAAAGGAACTGATAAAAGAACTTCTAAAGGTATTATGGAAGAAATAGAAAATGTAGGTGGACAAATTAATGCTTTTACAAGTAAAGAAGCTACTTGTTATTATATTAAGGCATTAGATACTCATTTGGATTTATCATTAGATGTACTTTCAGATATAATGTTAAATGCAAAATTTGATTCAGAAGAAATAGAAAAAGAAAAAGGTGTAGTAATTGAAGAGATTAATATGAGCGATGATTCACCAGAAGATGTATTAGATGATGTACATTCTAAAGCTTCATTTGGAGAAGGCTCACTTGGATATCCAATTCTTGGGACTATACCTTTGGTAAAATCTTTTACTAGAGAGAAAATACTGAATTTTATCAGTGAAAAGTATACTCCTTATAATTCTGTAATATCAGTTTGTGGTAAATTTGATGAAAAAGAATTAGAAGATTTAATCAATAAATACTTTGGTTCTTGGGAAAATAAAAATCAATATAAACCAGAATATAATGAAGCAATAATACATATTGATTCTGCATATGCTAAAAAAGAAATTGAGCAACTTCATATTTCTTTAGGTTTAGAGGGATTACCTTATGGCGATGAAAATAATTATGCACTAGTACTTCTTAATAATATATTTGGAAGTGGAGCATCATCAATTCTTTTTCAAAAGGTAAGAGAAGAATTAGGGTTATGTTATTCTATAACATCATATTTACAACCATTTCAAGGTGTTGGTACATTAAATATATATGCAGGTTTAAATAGAAATTATGGAGAGAAAGCTTTAGAAGTTATAGATAAAGAAATTTCTTTATTTAGTAAAAATGGAATAACTGATAGACAACTCGAGATAAATAAGGAAAAAATTAAAGCTAATTATATTTTAGGACTAGAAAGTACTAGTTCAAGAATGTTTTCCAATGCAAAAACATATCTTTTTAGAAATAAGATAAAGAGCCAAGAAGAAGTTATAAAAAAGATAGATGATATAAGTAAAGATAATATTCAGTATGTTTTAGATAGATGCTTCAAAAAGGGAGTTTTAAATACTGCTTATGTTGGGCAAGACGTAGAATATGATAAATTAGATTCTATAATTTTAAAAAACGCCAAGGCTTATGATAACTCTAAAAATAATAAGAAGTTTAAGCTATAA
- a CDS encoding polyribonucleotide nucleotidyltransferase, translating to MNNVLTTEIAGRVLKVEFGKVGMLSNAATFTSYGDTVILTNVNASEQPRQGIDFFPLSVEYEERLYAVGKIPGGFIKREARPSERAILNGRAVDRTLRPLFPKGYRNDVQVVNTIVSVENDNLPEILAINAASLALCLSSIPYTIPAAAVQVGIIDGKFVTNPDTEGREKSTLFLTVCATKERVMMVEAGGDEIPEDIMIDAIKYGFDECQKIIAFQEEAVAKFGKKKDVPVLYTVDPELEKDIKDFAQDMVKEAMYIMEKDPRNAAIDAVNEKVNEEFGEKYADKSGDIKEVLYTMQKKVVRNMLLKEKRRPDGRAFDQVRPLGCEVGILPRTHGTGLFTRGLTQVMTVATLGSISEIQILDGIDETKSKRYMHHYNFPGYSVGEVKPLRGPGRREIGHGALAERALLPLLPSEEEFPYTIRLVSEVLSSNGSTSQASVCGSTLALLDAGVPLKRPVAGIAMGLITSDDLSEEAVITDIQGIEDFFGDMDFKVAGTTEGITSIQVDTKLHGFSFNVVENAIRDARKARLTIIDKINECMNAPREDVSLYAPKTQTMNINPDKIRDVIGAGGKVINKIIQDTGVKIDIKEDGTVFVSSTDHEGVTKALKIIEALTKEFKAGEVYLGKVTKITTFGAFVEILPGKEGLVHISKLAKERVNKVEDVVSIGDEILVKVTEVDGQGRINLSRKDALEEQENKDEK from the coding sequence ATGAATAACGTTCTAACGACTGAAATCGCTGGAAGAGTATTGAAAGTTGAATTCGGAAAAGTAGGTATGTTATCAAATGCAGCAACATTTACTAGCTATGGTGACACAGTAATTTTAACTAATGTCAATGCATCAGAACAGCCAAGACAAGGAATAGATTTCTTTCCTCTAAGTGTTGAATACGAAGAGAGATTATATGCAGTAGGTAAAATTCCTGGTGGATTTATTAAGAGAGAAGCAAGACCATCAGAAAGAGCTATATTGAATGGTAGAGCTGTTGATAGAACTCTAAGACCTCTATTTCCTAAGGGATACAGAAATGATGTTCAAGTAGTTAATACAATAGTATCTGTTGAAAACGACAACTTGCCAGAAATATTAGCTATTAATGCAGCATCACTTGCACTATGCCTTTCAAGTATTCCATATACAATTCCAGCTGCTGCAGTTCAAGTAGGAATTATAGATGGTAAATTTGTTACGAATCCGGATACTGAAGGACGTGAAAAGAGTACTCTTTTTCTAACAGTATGTGCTACAAAAGAAAGAGTAATGATGGTTGAAGCTGGTGGAGATGAAATACCAGAAGATATCATGATAGATGCTATTAAATATGGATTCGATGAATGTCAAAAAATCATTGCGTTTCAAGAAGAAGCTGTAGCTAAATTTGGAAAGAAAAAGGATGTACCAGTATTATATACTGTAGATCCAGAACTTGAAAAAGATATTAAAGATTTTGCTCAAGATATGGTTAAAGAAGCAATGTATATCATGGAGAAAGATCCAAGAAATGCAGCTATAGATGCAGTAAATGAAAAAGTTAATGAAGAATTTGGCGAAAAATATGCTGACAAATCAGGGGATATAAAAGAAGTTCTTTACACAATGCAAAAGAAAGTTGTAAGAAACATGCTTTTAAAGGAGAAGAGAAGACCTGATGGAAGAGCATTTGATCAAGTTAGACCTTTAGGTTGTGAAGTAGGTATTTTACCTAGAACACATGGTACAGGATTATTTACAAGAGGATTAACTCAAGTAATGACTGTTGCAACACTTGGATCAATTAGCGAAATTCAAATATTAGATGGAATAGATGAAACGAAATCTAAAAGATATATGCATCACTATAATTTCCCAGGATATAGTGTTGGAGAAGTAAAACCTTTAAGAGGACCTGGTAGACGTGAAATTGGTCATGGAGCATTAGCAGAAAGAGCTCTTTTACCTTTACTTCCATCAGAAGAAGAATTCCCATATACAATTAGACTAGTATCAGAAGTTTTAAGTTCAAATGGATCAACTTCTCAAGCATCAGTTTGTGGTTCAACACTAGCATTATTAGATGCAGGTGTACCTCTTAAAAGACCAGTTGCAGGTATCGCAATGGGATTAATCACATCAGATGACTTATCAGAAGAAGCAGTAATAACTGATATTCAAGGAATAGAAGATTTCTTTGGAGATATGGACTTTAAGGTAGCAGGAACAACAGAAGGTATAACATCAATTCAAGTTGATACTAAGCTTCATGGCTTCAGTTTTAATGTAGTAGAAAATGCAATTCGCGATGCTAGAAAAGCAAGACTTACTATAATTGATAAAATAAATGAATGTATGAATGCACCTAGAGAAGATGTTTCATTATATGCACCAAAGACTCAAACAATGAACATAAATCCAGATAAGATAAGAGATGTAATTGGCGCTGGTGGTAAGGTTATTAATAAGATAATACAAGATACAGGTGTTAAAATTGATATAAAAGAAGATGGAACTGTATTTGTAAGTTCAACTGATCACGAAGGTGTTACAAAAGCACTTAAGATAATAGAAGCTTTAACTAAAGAGTTTAAGGCTGGAGAAGTTTATTTGGGAAAAGTTACTAAAATAACTACTTTTGGAGCATTTGTTGAAATTTTACCTGGAAAAGAAGGCTTAGTTCATATTTCTAAGTTAGCTAAGGAAAGAGTAAATAAAGTAGAAGATGTAGTATCTATTGGAGATGAAATTTTAGTTAAGGTTACAGAAGTTGATGGCCAAGGCAGAATAAATCTTTCAAGAAAAGATGCTCTAGAAGAACAAGAAAATAAAGATGAGAAATAA
- a CDS encoding bifunctional riboflavin kinase/FAD synthetase has product MIIIDKDLKDIQNSNNYIALGSFDGLHIGHLSLIYKVVEVAKKNNGKSMVFTFKNHPRTFINKEEAPKLLMDNNRKAEILKIHKVDIVCFQEFNFKFMKMTPKEFIEFLVFQYNVKGFVVGFNYKFGYKNLGDVELLRKLQNEYGYELYVMEPCTYKTQVISSTRIRKALEDGEVLDASKMLDLPYTLSGEVIHGKQLGRTIGFPTANLKYNQNFILPKIGVYYTNIKVNNNIYKSITSVGNNPTVDGKALTIETYILEFDKDIYGEKIDISFIKKIRDEKKFNSLEELKDQLQKDKSFAQDENYMSSLII; this is encoded by the coding sequence ATGATTATTATAGATAAAGATTTAAAAGATATTCAAAATTCTAATAATTATATAGCTCTTGGAAGTTTTGACGGACTCCATATTGGGCATCTTTCTTTAATATATAAAGTAGTAGAAGTTGCAAAAAAAAATAATGGGAAAAGTATGGTTTTTACATTTAAAAATCATCCTAGAACTTTTATAAATAAAGAAGAGGCGCCAAAACTTTTGATGGATAATAATAGAAAAGCTGAAATTCTAAAAATCCATAAAGTAGATATAGTTTGTTTTCAAGAATTTAATTTTAAATTTATGAAAATGACACCTAAAGAATTCATAGAGTTTTTGGTGTTTCAGTACAATGTAAAGGGATTTGTTGTGGGATTTAATTATAAATTCGGATATAAAAACCTAGGTGATGTAGAGCTTTTAAGAAAACTACAAAATGAATATGGATATGAATTATATGTTATGGAGCCATGTACATATAAGACTCAGGTTATAAGTAGCACTAGAATAAGGAAAGCTTTAGAAGATGGAGAAGTTTTAGATGCAAGTAAAATGCTTGATTTACCGTATACATTAAGTGGAGAAGTTATTCATGGAAAGCAACTTGGAAGAACCATAGGTTTTCCAACAGCAAATTTAAAATATAATCAAAACTTTATATTGCCTAAAATTGGTGTATATTATACCAATATAAAGGTAAATAATAATATATATAAGTCAATTACATCTGTAGGGAATAATCCTACAGTAGATGGCAAAGCTTTAACAATAGAAACATATATATTAGAATTCGATAAAGATATATATGGAGAAAAAATAGATATAAGTTTTATAAAAAAAATTCGAGATGAAAAAAAATTCAATAGCTTAGAAGAGCTAAAAGATCAACTTCAAAAGGATAAATCTTTTGCACAAGACGAGAATTACATGTCGAGTTTAATAATATAG
- a CDS encoding Clp protease, which translates to MDKNIFKSEDSEREKNKSEVQDKIENVKELGNTDLTNPNKKIQVLSIIGQIEGHSVLPPQTKATKYEHIIPQLIDIEQNDEVKGLLIVLNTVGGDVEAGLAISEMIRSMSKATVSIVIGGGHSIGVPLATSSDFSFITPSATMIVHPVRMNGFVIGVSQTFEYFKKMQERVNEFIVRTSNIKQETLEKLMLQTDDLLNDVGTMLIGKQAVDCGLIDKVGGIHDALDKLNELIEK; encoded by the coding sequence ATGGATAAAAATATTTTTAAGAGCGAAGATTCAGAAAGAGAAAAAAATAAATCGGAAGTACAAGATAAAATAGAAAATGTTAAGGAACTTGGAAATACAGATTTAACAAATCCAAATAAAAAAATTCAAGTTTTATCTATAATTGGTCAAATTGAAGGACATTCAGTTCTTCCACCACAAACAAAAGCCACCAAATATGAACACATTATACCTCAGTTAATAGATATTGAACAAAATGATGAAGTTAAGGGGTTACTCATAGTATTAAATACTGTTGGAGGCGATGTAGAGGCTGGTCTTGCTATATCGGAAATGATTCGTAGTATGTCTAAAGCCACAGTCTCTATAGTGATTGGTGGGGGACATTCTATCGGTGTGCCCCTTGCAACATCTTCAGATTTTTCATTTATTACTCCATCTGCAACTATGATAGTTCATCCGGTGAGAATGAATGGATTTGTAATTGGAGTATCTCAAACATTTGAATATTTTAAAAAGATGCAAGAGAGAGTAAATGAATTTATAGTAAGAACATCAAATATAAAGCAAGAAACTTTAGAAAAGCTTATGTTACAAACAGATGATTTACTTAATGATGTGGGTACAATGCTAATTGGGAAGCAGGCAGTAGACTGTGGACTGATTGACAAAGTTGGGGGAATACATGATGCTTTAGATAAACTTAATGAACTTATAGAAAAATAA
- a CDS encoding GNAT family N-acetyltransferase, which translates to MKNFLIKECSLEDIEKLKYISEKTFYETFSNENTKEDMENYLKENFSYGQLESEIKNNGSRFYIVENNKDVVAYMKLNFDKAQTETEHHNTLEVQRIYILQEFKGKHIGKRLIQKAIEIGKNSSITYIWLGVWENNINAIKFYEKQGFEKFDTHIFKLGEDEQTDNLMKLMLQTYL; encoded by the coding sequence ATGAAGAATTTTTTAATTAAAGAATGTAGTTTAGAAGATATAGAAAAACTTAAATACATAAGTGAAAAAACATTTTATGAAACATTTTCTAATGAGAATACAAAAGAAGATATGGAAAATTATCTAAAAGAAAACTTTTCTTATGGGCAGTTAGAGAGTGAAATTAAAAATAATGGTTCAAGATTTTACATAGTTGAAAATAACAAAGACGTAGTTGCATATATGAAACTTAATTTTGACAAAGCGCAAACAGAGACAGAGCATCATAACACATTAGAAGTTCAAAGAATTTATATATTACAAGAATTTAAAGGTAAGCATATTGGCAAAAGATTAATACAAAAAGCTATAGAAATCGGAAAAAATAGTAGTATAACTTACATTTGGTTAGGCGTATGGGAAAACAACATTAATGCGATAAAATTTTATGAAAAGCAAGGATTTGAAAAATTTGATACACATATTTTCAAATTGGGTGAAGATGAGCAGACAGATAATTTAATGAAATTAATGTTACAAACTTATTTATAA
- a CDS encoding aspartate kinase: MKIIVQKFGGTSVSTDESRKQVIEKVKNAIKDGYSPVLVVSAMGRKGEPYATDTLLSLIDDKFKNTNKLAQDLLMCCGETISSVVMSSDLYSAGIDAMPLTGGQAGILTDNNFTDATCIEVKPDKILELVSQGRVPVITGFQGITENGYLTTLGRGGSDTTASILGVALKASAIEIYTDVDGIMTADPRIVENANLIDVISYNEVFQLADKGATVIHPKAVEIAMEGNIPILIKNTMSDCKGTLINNFGDKGKDRIMTGITSQKNRVQVSIKAYENKENVKYKNVLDLAAANKISLDLINIFPSEQIFTITEKDKNTLIEILNNAKLKYNLIEECSKVAVIGSRMKGIPGVMAKIIKALSDSNIEVLQTADSHMTIWCLVHSKNEKEAINVLHKTFKL, from the coding sequence GTGAAAATAATTGTACAAAAATTTGGAGGAACTTCAGTATCAACTGATGAAAGTAGAAAACAAGTCATAGAAAAGGTTAAAAATGCAATTAAGGATGGATATAGTCCTGTTTTAGTAGTATCTGCAATGGGAAGAAAAGGTGAACCATATGCTACAGATACATTATTATCATTAATAGATGATAAATTTAAAAATACAAATAAATTAGCTCAAGATTTACTTATGTGTTGTGGAGAAACTATAAGTTCGGTTGTTATGAGTAGCGATTTATATAGTGCTGGAATCGATGCTATGCCACTTACTGGTGGGCAAGCAGGAATATTAACTGATAACAATTTTACAGATGCCACTTGTATTGAAGTAAAACCGGATAAGATTTTAGAATTAGTGTCACAAGGAAGAGTTCCTGTAATAACAGGATTTCAAGGGATTACAGAAAATGGATATTTAACTACATTAGGTAGAGGTGGAAGCGATACTACAGCTTCTATTTTAGGAGTTGCACTTAAAGCTTCAGCTATTGAAATATATACTGATGTAGATGGAATTATGACAGCTGATCCAAGAATAGTTGAAAATGCTAATTTAATTGATGTAATAAGTTATAATGAAGTATTTCAACTAGCTGATAAAGGTGCTACTGTAATTCATCCAAAGGCTGTAGAAATTGCAATGGAAGGCAATATTCCTATATTAATAAAGAATACTATGAGTGATTGCAAAGGAACCTTAATAAATAATTTTGGTGATAAAGGCAAGGATAGAATTATGACTGGAATTACCAGCCAAAAGAATAGGGTTCAAGTTTCTATTAAAGCCTATGAAAACAAAGAAAATGTTAAATATAAAAATGTTTTAGATTTAGCTGCAGCAAATAAAATCAGTTTAGATTTAATAAATATATTTCCAAGTGAACAAATTTTTACTATAACTGAAAAAGATAAAAATACTTTAATAGAAATTTTAAATAATGCTAAATTGAAATATAATTTGATAGAAGAATGTAGCAAAGTGGCTGTTATTGGATCAAGAATGAAGGGCATACCAGGTGTTATGGCGAAGATAATAAAGGCCTTAAGTGACAGTAATATCGAAGTGCTGCAAACTGCAGATTCGCATATGACAATTTGGTGTTTAGTTCACTCTAAGAATGAAAAAGAGGCAATAAATGTTTTACATAAAACTTTTAAGCTTTAA
- a CDS encoding tRNA pseudouridine(55) synthase TruB, with translation MNGVLNVFKNKGMSSFDVVRKIKFLANEKKVGHTGTLDPEATGVLPVCLGKATKTIDYIMNSRKVYNVKLLLGTKTTTYDLEGEVVETRETELLTEDEVSKVVLSFIGEYDQVPPMYSALKKNGVRLYDLARQGIEIEREARRINIFNISDLKIDLPYVDMTVTCSKGTYIRSLCYDIGEKLNVGGTMAALNRSETSIFKQEDSVNIEDLTKENIQDYIITIEEALSFYPKITVNSSFTKLLVNGVKVFDMRLTNEKREKNVLYRVYDSEEIFIGIGKQYDEGFKIEKLLL, from the coding sequence ATAAATGGAGTGTTAAATGTCTTCAAAAATAAAGGAATGTCTTCTTTTGATGTAGTTAGAAAGATAAAATTTTTAGCTAATGAAAAAAAAGTTGGACATACTGGTACCTTGGATCCTGAAGCAACTGGAGTTCTTCCAGTTTGCCTTGGAAAAGCTACTAAAACTATAGATTATATTATGAATAGCAGAAAAGTATATAATGTTAAATTATTACTTGGAACTAAAACAACTACGTATGATTTAGAAGGTGAAGTAGTAGAAACAAGAGAAACAGAACTTCTTACAGAAGATGAGGTTTCAAAAGTTGTATTATCTTTTATTGGAGAATACGATCAAGTTCCACCAATGTATTCTGCACTTAAGAAAAATGGAGTAAGGCTTTATGATTTAGCTAGGCAAGGTATTGAAATAGAAAGAGAAGCTAGAAGAATTAATATATTTAATATATCTGACTTGAAAATTGATTTGCCATATGTAGATATGACAGTAACTTGTTCAAAAGGAACGTACATAAGAAGTTTATGTTATGATATTGGTGAGAAACTAAATGTAGGCGGAACTATGGCAGCATTAAATAGATCTGAAACATCAATTTTTAAACAAGAAGATAGTGTTAATATAGAAGATTTAACTAAAGAAAATATACAAGATTATATAATAACGATTGAAGAAGCTCTTTCATTTTATCCTAAAATCACGGTAAACAGTTCATTTACCAAATTACTAGTAAATGGAGTTAAAGTGTTTGACATGCGATTAACAAATGAGAAGAGAGAAAAAAATGTTTTGTATAGGGTATATGATAGTGAAGAAATTTTCATAGGTATTGGAAAACAATATGATGAAGGCTTTAAAATTGAAAAATTGTTGCTTTAG